In the genome of Entelurus aequoreus isolate RoL-2023_Sb linkage group LG15, RoL_Eaeq_v1.1, whole genome shotgun sequence, one region contains:
- the LOC133630384 gene encoding clavesin-1-like yields the protein MSQHHAGLSSDTTEKARLELNENPDTLHQDIQQVRDMIVTRPDIGFLRTDDDFILRFLRARKFDQVETFRLLAQYFQFRQQNLDMFQSFKVDDPGIKRALMDGFPGVLEIPDQHGRKILILFASNWDQSRNSFTDILRAILLSLEVLIEKPELQINGFILIIDWSNFSFKQASKLTPNILKLAIEGLQDSFPARFGGIHFVNQPWYIHAMYTIIKPFLKDKTRKRIFLHGNNLNSLHQLIQPECLPSEFGGTLPPYDMGMWARTLLGPDYMDETEYTLTYDALHVRENCGAGGDKEAMKRSQSVVSPATLRLTDRETSTPLLALD from the exons ATGTCTCAGCACCACGCGGGCCTCAGCTCCGACACCACGGAGAAGGCTCGCTTAGAACTGAACGAGAACCCGGATACGCTGCACCAGGACATCCAGCAG GTGCGGGACATGATTGTGACTCGACCCGACATCGGCTTCCTGCGAACGGACGACGACTTCATCCTGCGCTTTCTCAGAGCCAGGAAGTTCGACCAGGTGGAGACGTTCCGCCTGCTGGCCCAGTATTTCCAGTTCCGACAGCAGAACCTGGACATGTTCCAGAGCTTCAAG GTGGACGACCCGGGCATCAAGCGAGCGTTGATGGACGGCTTTCCGGGCGTGCTGGAGATTCCGGACCAACACGGGCGAAAGATACTCATTCTGTTCGCTTCCAACTGGGACCAGAGCAG GAACTCCTTCACGGACATCTTGCGAGCCATCCTGCTCTCCCTGGAAGTCCTGATCGAGAAGCCGGAGCTCCAGATCAACGGCTTCATCCTCATCATCGACTGGAGCAACTTCTCCTTCAAGCAAGCCTCCAAGCTCACGCCAAACATCCTCAAACTGGCCATCGAGGGCCTGCAG GACAGCTTTCCCGCTCGTTTCGGAGGGATCCATTTTGTCAACCAACCGTGGTACATCCACGCCATGTACACCATCATCAAGCCCTTCCTCAAAGACAAGACCAGGAAGCGG ATCTTTCTCCACGGCAACAACCTCAACTCGCTCCACCAGCTCATCCAGCCCGAGTGCTTGCCATCCGAGTTTGGCGGGACGCTGCCGCCGTACGACATGGGCATGTGGGCCAGGACCCTACTGGGACCGGACTACATGGACGAGACAGAGTACACGTTGACGTACGACGCCCTGCACGTCAGGGAGAACTGCGGGGCCGGGGGGGACAAGGAGGCCATGAAGAG GTCTCAGTCAGTGGTCAGTCCTGCAACTCTGCGACTGACGGACCGAGAGACCAGCACTCCACTCTTGGCCCTGGactga